TAGAGCGAATCGATACGCGAAATCTCGGCTTTCCCATTGCTTTAGAGGAGGATATTGCCGATTTTATCTCGTCCGAAGAAGTGCAACTCAATTCAGGGGATGTGGTAGTATTATATACAGATGGAGTTACAGAAGCGTTCGATATCGATCGCCACCAATACGGACTAGAACGCTTATGCGAAATAGTCAAATGCAACCACTCTTTTTCCGCAGCAGAAATTAGACAAGCGATTGTTGATGATCTGCGGCGGCATATCGGTTCCCAAAAGATTTTTGACGATATTACATTAGTCGTGCTAAAACAAAAGTAAATATTTGCCTAATTGGCTTCAAGTATTCGCTTTTGTTCCCATTTGTTAATTTTTACAACACTCAAAACTAACATTATCTCAAATGCCTATGTCTCAAATAATTGGAAATTTCATAGAAGATGTATTGGATGATAGTAAAATATTTATGATGGAATTTTTTATGCACGCTGTACCCATGACAAAGCGCAAGCAAACAAGATATCTATCTATGGCTTTTATGGCTGAATATTTAGCAAATTTTTTTACATTTAAAGAAGAAGAAGATATATTTTTTTTTCAAAAGCAACTCCAACTTAAAAGCGCTGCTAATTACATTGCTAATGAGTTGTTGGAAAACTCGATAAAATATAATTACGAATTAGGCAAATATCCCCTTAGATTTGCGATTTACTTGCTGGAACGCAATTTGGTATTTGTCAGCAAAAATTGCGTTAATAAAAAAACTTTAGATAAGTTGAATAACTTTATTAACGAGCTGAGCGATTCTGATGTTACTGAGTTCTATTTCCGTCAGTTGGAAAAAGGCGCTGAAGAGAAGAGTGAGGAATCGCAGTTAGGTTTCTTGAGCATCCTTAATGATTATGAGGCTAAATTGGGCTGGAAATTTGAGACAGTTAGTAAAGAACCTGAAATTACTAGCGTTACCACAATGGTGCAGTTAGCAACCAACTGATGGTAGATTATTTAAACGATAAATAGCAGGCTGAAAGAGAATGGAAGTTAAAACTGATGACTACAGGGTATGGTACGAGGCAGAAACGACAACAGTGAATTTTCAGGGTTTGTTGCGGGAAGGGACAATCGCTGACTACAAAGCTATAGAGCAGTTACTTAATGAGGCGCTGGCGCTAGAATTGCCGATGATGACAATAAACCTACAGGCTCTAGAATTTATAGACAGTTCGGCAACGAGTGTATTGTCAAGATTTGTGATTGGAATTCGCAAGAAAAAATCAATTGCCCTAGTAGTTAAAGCCTCGAAGCTAATACCCTGGCAGGAAAAATTTTTGGATAACTGGAAAAAATTGCTACCTAATTTGACCCCGCAATGGGAATAGTAGATAAAGTGTATAGTAAATCTTCGGTAAGAACAGTCGGATTAAAACTGAGTATCGGTTATGAGTTTCCAAGTTATCGGGCAAGCCAAACATCTACTGCTCAGCGGACTGATTGCCAGCCTCGGACTGTGGACAGTACCAGCGCAAGCACAAGTTTCCGATGCCAAAGTGAATGCAGTGCTGGAAGCATTGCGCCAAGCAGCACCACCCAACCGTCCCAATGATGGGATGTACAGCCAGTGGCAAGTTTTACCGGGCATCATTCCCAGCTGGACAAAACAATGTGTCGGACGGGAACTCACCCCCGCTCAATTTGAGTCTGATGCAAGCGCCGCACGCAACACCGTCGCCTGCATCGTGCGACGGGAACTAGACAAGCAGTTTCGCGCTACCAACAACAACGAAACCGCATCTGTACGCAACGTGGCGTGCTGGTGGATGACTGGCAACGCCGGAGGTTGTGGTAGCGGTGCAACTGCT
This sequence is a window from Aerosakkonema funiforme FACHB-1375. Protein-coding genes within it:
- a CDS encoding DUF6272 family protein, translated to MSQIIGNFIEDVLDDSKIFMMEFFMHAVPMTKRKQTRYLSMAFMAEYLANFFTFKEEEDIFFFQKQLQLKSAANYIANELLENSIKYNYELGKYPLRFAIYLLERNLVFVSKNCVNKKTLDKLNNFINELSDSDVTEFYFRQLEKGAEEKSEESQLGFLSILNDYEAKLGWKFETVSKEPEITSVTTMVQLATN
- a CDS encoding slr1659 superfamily regulator translates to MEVKTDDYRVWYEAETTTVNFQGLLREGTIADYKAIEQLLNEALALELPMMTINLQALEFIDSSATSVLSRFVIGIRKKKSIALVVKASKLIPWQEKFLDNWKKLLPNLTPQWE